One segment of Manihot esculenta cultivar AM560-2 chromosome 4, M.esculenta_v8, whole genome shotgun sequence DNA contains the following:
- the LOC110612568 gene encoding uncharacterized mitochondrial protein AtMg00820-like, with amino-acid sequence MDHELSALEKNGTWILTDLPKEKKAIGSKWVYKVKTKPNGKVDRYKARLVAKGYNQIEGLDFKDQFSPVAKVVTIRIFIASATSKNWPTFQIDINNAFLHGFLEELYRFLRIT; translated from the coding sequence ATGGACCATGAACTTTCAGCTCTTGAAAAAAATGGAACATGGATTCTCACTGATcttccaaaagaaaaaaaggccATTGGTTCTAAATGGGTATACAAGGTTAAAACCAAGCCCAATGGGAAAGTTGATAGATATAAAGCTCGTTTAGTGGCTAAAGGATATAATCAAATAGAGGGATTAGATTTTAAAGATCAGTTTTCTCCTGTAGCTAAAGTCGTCACCATTCGGATCTTTATTGCCTCAGCTACTTCTAAAAACTGGCCTACCTTTCAAATTGACATTAATAATGCCTTTTTACATGGTTTCTTGGAAGAACTATACAGATTTCTTCGAATTACATGA